One genomic window of Paeniglutamicibacter sp. Y32M11 includes the following:
- the yajC gene encoding preprotein translocase subunit YajC → MNDFVLAQAATGEKAAFDPTMLIMLAAFALLIFMMMRGKKKAAKAQEEIRSNLAVGAEVMTQFGLYGTIASIDTDENKIVLEVSPGSFVTVHSQVVAKVVASDEAAAEAPVVIPDDASSLTNTNTEATATDLTETPEESLRRLNDEGKGPKA, encoded by the coding sequence GTGAACGATTTTGTTCTGGCCCAAGCCGCTACCGGCGAAAAGGCTGCATTCGACCCGACCATGTTGATCATGCTCGCCGCATTCGCCCTGCTGATCTTCATGATGATGCGCGGCAAGAAGAAGGCTGCCAAGGCTCAGGAGGAGATCCGTTCCAACCTCGCCGTTGGTGCCGAGGTCATGACCCAGTTCGGTCTTTACGGCACGATTGCCAGCATTGACACCGACGAAAACAAGATTGTCTTGGAAGTTTCTCCGGGCAGCTTCGTCACCGTTCACTCGCAGGTTGTTGCCAAGGTAGTTGCCTCGGACGAGGCAGCTGCCGAGGCTCCTGTCGTGATTCCCGATGACGCATCGTCGCTGACCAACACCAACACCGAAGCCACCGCAACGGATCTCACCGAGACCCCGGAGGAGTCCTTGCGTCGCCTCAACGACGAAGGTAAGGGCCCCAAGGCCTAA